The genomic window AACGGTGACTTCGACCACCTGACAGAATAACTCATGGACATCGACGCACGGAGAGAACGAAGATCTTGATCGAACTCTCCGTGCGTCGCCCAGCGCCACCGAGCCGCCTCGACGGTTCTCATCGGGAAGCGCAGAAAAGAGATGGTGAACAAATGAGCGACGATTTGGCGTGGCGCAAGAGCAGCTATACCGGCGGAGGCTCGGGCGGAAATGACAACTGCATCGAGATCGCCACGACCGCACATTTAGCGCATGTCCGCGATACTAAAGACCGAAACGGCGGACTGTTGCCTGTAAGTCATGGCGCGTTCCAGGCGTTCTTGGCAACGCTGAAGGATCAAGACGCCTGATACTGAGCAGCCGCGACGGCTGGGCCTCTACGCGGTCACCAGGCCGGTCGTCTCGTGGGAATGGGAAGCCTCCATGAAGGCCCCGCGGGGTCGCTGTGCCAGATGCGGTGTTCGTTGGGGGTCGCGGTGATGCCGAAGTCGTGCCATGGGGGTGTGCCGAGGTGGTTCCATTCCGTCCAGGCGGACTCTACGGCGGTCCAGAGTGGGGTGGGACCCGCCTCGCGCGCCGTGTAGTGACCGCAGGCGTCGGCGTGGCGGGTGACCTCGGCCCAGGAGCCGTCGGGGGCGAGCAGGTAGGTCACCGGTGTGTGGTCGTCGGCGAGGCGGATGCTGCGGAAGGTCTCGGCGGGGAGATGGAGTTGGGCGAGGAATCGGAACCCGCCGTCGAGTTCGGCCGGGTCGAGGGTGCTGGGTCGGGTTGTGGCCTGCTGCGTGGTGGGTGTGGGTCGGTGTGACCCGCTGGTGGGACCGGTGGTGGTGCGGCGGCGCATGAAGCATCCCCACCACGGGAGGAACTTTCCTTGCACGACGGGCTGCTCGCCGCGGCGTAACGCGACGAGG from Amycolatopsis cihanbeyliensis includes these protein-coding regions:
- a CDS encoding DUF397 domain-containing protein; this translates as MSDDLAWRKSSYTGGGSGGNDNCIEIATTAHLAHVRDTKDRNGGLLPVSHGAFQAFLATLKDQDA